In Mytilus edulis chromosome 4, xbMytEdul2.2, whole genome shotgun sequence, the following proteins share a genomic window:
- the LOC139519320 gene encoding uncharacterized protein: protein MEMLMKVISVLLILACSFIHAISGKQLNILVFGGNGFIGAETVERILSGNHKVTLVNRGNWYWDSGIKIKPFVQHITCDRAQPLKDCNLLQSFLLESGESLYFDFVIDFSGYFSFQITDVLEAFRNQIGKYIYISSDSVYEVCKEKHHYEFTVETDAVRPVDEKLQQELNEKDDYGHQKLECEEELIQDGVPYLILRLPDVIGARDNTLRWWMYQLWIKLSDHLTRPITIPKRLFYKSLSFVYVKDVSDLIVNSLSFKPDVFNEAYNLAFSETQTLYQLLSHIRDKIGKGSTNIYLNEREDYMHLFPSVTLGPINIVKAKERLGWNPTLFEKAAEKTTKFYENAISNISFTAEADRVIEKIQKYCTDNQHDVYNGLYQEYGISTGHHIKQDL, encoded by the coding sequence ATGGAGATGTTGATGAAAGTGATTAGTGTTCTTCTTATCCTAGCATGTAGTTTTATACATGCTATATCTGGCAAACAACTAAACATATTAGTGTTTGGAGGAAACGGATTTATTGGTGCTGAAACTGTGGAAAGGATTTTATCAGGGAATCATAAAGTGACACTTGTAAATCGAGGGAATTGGTATTGGGATTCTGGGATAAAAATCAAACCGTTTGTTCAACACATAACCTGCGATAGAGCACAACCTCTGAAAGACTGTAATCTCTTACAATCTTTTTTATTAGAAAGTGGTGAAAGTTTGTATTTTGATTTCGTTATAGATTTCAGCGGATACTTTTCATTTCAGATAACCGACGTCCTTGAAGCATTCCGTAATCAAATAGGAAAGTACATTTACATAAGTTCAGATTCAGTATACGAAGTGTGTAAAGAGAAGCACCATTACGAATTTACAGTAGAAACTGATGCTGTAAGACCTGTAGATGAAAAATTACAACAAGAATTAAACGAAAAGGATGATTATGGTCACCAGAAACTCGAATGCGAAGAGGAATTAATACAAGATGGAGTGCCATATTTAATCTTGAGGCTTCCGGATGTCATAGGAGCGAGAGATAACACTTTACGATGGTGGATGTACCAGCTATGGATAAAATTATCCGATCATTTAACTCGTCCAATAACTATACCAAAACGATTGTTTTATAAGTCCTTAAGTTTTGTATACGTAAAAGATGTGTCAGATCTTATCGTTAATTCATTATCGTTTAAACCAGATGTGTTTAACGAGGCTTATAACTTAGCATTCTCAGAAACACAAACTTTATACCAGTTATTATCACATATCAGAGATAAAATAGGAAAAGGGTCTACAAATATTTATCTAAATGAACGAGAGGACTATATGCATTTGTTTCCTTCTGTGACATTAGGGCCAATAAATATAGTAAAAGCAAAGGAACGCCTGGGATGGAACCCTACTCTATTCGAAAAAGCAGCAGAGAAAAcaacaaagttttatgaaaatgctaTTTCTAACATTTCATTCACTGCTGAAGCTGATAGAGTGATTGAAAAGATACAAAAGTATTGTACAGACAACCAACATGACGTTTACAATGGCCTTTATCAAGAGTATGGTATAAGTACTGGACATCATATTAAACAGGATCTATGA